The Pelmatolapia mariae isolate MD_Pm_ZW linkage group LG9, Pm_UMD_F_2, whole genome shotgun sequence genome has a segment encoding these proteins:
- the cavin4b gene encoding caveolae-associated protein 4b, producing MTDKPGMTTGGGDDAGSIMALLERVAGLMDSVQVTQQRMEERQLELESTVKTIQADVVKLTNEHANTSSTVDRLLEKTRKVSRHIKDVRVRVENQNIRVKKVEATQGDLLAKNKFRVVIYQGDQEVKSVAPGNEPEEPSSSGARARAEVEPDKFELPPESDEEYMVVEEADSSAASRIKKTGLTRIESFKATFSKENMSKTRENLGTKVNKLGERIVTAERREKIRQSGERLKQSGEKLKDTITKSVPAKLNLKKERTVAEGQEGAEGVTEGALPVPPPKGRKSSPHAARPAEDEGRAEGSEVPMYDMKQLS from the exons ATGACCGATAAACCGGGGATGACGACTGGTGGCGGAGATGATGCGGGTAGCATCATGGCGTTGCTGGAACGCGTGGCGGGCCTCATGGACAGCGTCCAGGTCACACAGCAGCGCATGGAGGAGCGTCAGCTTGAGCTGGAGAGCACGGTCAAAACCATCCAGGCCGATGTTGTCAAACTGACCAATGAGCACGCCAACACCAGCTCTACCGTCGACCGGCTGCTGGAGAAAACACGGAAGGTCAGCCGGCACATCAAGGATGTCAGGGTGCGTGTGGAGAACCAGAACATCAGGGTCAAGAAGGTGGAGGCCACTCAGGGCGACCTCCTCGCCAAGAACAAGTTCAGGGTGGTCATTTATCAG gGTGACCAGGAGGTGAAATCCGTCGCCCCGGGAAACGAGCCAGAGGAGCCCAGCAGCAGCGGGGCCCGGGCCAGAGCCGAGGTGGAGCCCGACAAGTTCGAGCTCCCTCCAGAGTCGGACGAGGAGTacatggtggtggaggaggctgACTCCTCGGCAGCCAGCCGCATAAAGAAGACGGGGCTGACGCGCATCGAGAGCTTCAAAGCCACCTTCTCCAAGGAGAACATGAGCAAGACCCGCGAGAACCTGGGCACCAAGGTGAACAAACTCGGCGAGCGCATCGTGACGGCCGAGAGGCGCGAGAAGATCCGCCAGTCCGGCGAAAGGCTCAAGCAGTCGGGAGAGAAGCTGAAGGACACCATCACCAAGAGTGTCCCAGCCAAGCTCAACCTGAAGAAGGAGAGGACTGTGGCAGAGGGCCAGGAGGGAGCCGAGGGCGTCACGGAAGGAGCTCTGCCCGTCCCTCCTCCCAAGGGCCGCAAGAGCAGCCCTCACGCCGCCAGGCCGGCCGAAGACGAGGGCAGAGCGGAGGGATCTGAGGTGCCGATGTACGACATGAAGCAGCTGTCCtaa